GTCAAAATTGAGGGCCTGATCTTCGACATGGACGGTGTGGTGGCCGATACCGTCGAGCTGCATTACCGGTCGTGGCAGCGCCTCGCCGACGAGGAGGGCCACCCCTTCTCCCGGGAGGCGAACGAAGCCCTGCTGGGCCGCACCCGGGAAGAGGCGCTGGAGGTATGGCTGGGCGGCAAACCCGCTGCCCCCGAACAGCGTGAGGCCCTGCTGCGGCGCAAGAACGGCTATTTCCTGGAGGGGCTGGAGGGGCTGGGCCCCGCTGACCTACTGCCCGGCGTGGGCGAGGTGCTGCGCGAGGCGCACGCGCGGCGGGTCCCGCTGGGCCTGGCTTCGTCCAGCCGCAATGCCCGGCAGGTCTGCGAGCGGCTGGGGGTGCTGCACCTCTTCACCGCCTTTGCCGACGGCGGCAGCGTGGTCAACGCCAAGCCTGCTCCCGACGTATTTCTGTGGGTGGCAGGCCGGCTGGGACTGCACCCGGCGCGCTGCCT
This is a stretch of genomic DNA from Deinococcus hopiensis KR-140. It encodes these proteins:
- a CDS encoding beta-phosphoglucomutase family hydrolase is translated as MPEPGARAPVKIEGLIFDMDGVVADTVELHYRSWQRLADEEGHPFSREANEALLGRTREEALEVWLGGKPAAPEQREALLRRKNGYFLEGLEGLGPADLLPGVGEVLREAHARRVPLGLASSSRNARQVCERLGVLHLFTAFADGGSVVNAKPAPDVFLWVAGRLGLHPARCLVLEDSGAGVRAARAGGFRVLGLGEAGRLGDAHFVRSSLAGVTLDELLDAGK